One part of the Theropithecus gelada isolate Dixy chromosome 5, Tgel_1.0, whole genome shotgun sequence genome encodes these proteins:
- the KLF3 gene encoding Krueppel-like factor 3, with product MLMFDPVPVKQEAMDPVSVSYPSNYMESMKPNKYGVIYSTPLPEKFFQTPEGLSHGIQMEPVDLTVNKRSSPPSAGNSPSSLKFPSSHRRASPGLSMPSSSPPIKKYSPPSPGVQPFGVPLSMPPVMAAALSRHGIRSPGILPVIQPVVVQPVPFMYTSHLQQPLMVSLSEEMENSSSSMQVPVIESYEKPISQKKIKIEPGIEPQRTDYYPEEMSPPLMNSVSPPQALLQENHPSVIVQPGKRPLPVESPDTQRKRRIHRCDYDGCNKVYTKSSHLKAHRRTHTGEKPYKCTWEGCTWKFARSDELTRHFRKHTGIKPFQCPDCDRSFSRSDHLALHRKRHMLV from the exons tCATACCCATCTAATTACATGGAATCCATGAAGCCCAACAAATATGGGGTCATCTACTCCACACCATTGCCCGAGAAGTTCTTTCAGACCCCAGAAGGCCTGTCACATGGAATACAGATGGAGCCAGTGGACCTCACGGTGAACAAGCGGAGTTCACCCCCTTCGGCTGGGAATTCGCCCTCCTCTCTGAAGTTCCCGTCCTCACACCGGAGAGCCTCGCCTGGGTTGAGCATGCCATCTTCCAGCCCACCGATAAAAAAATACTCACCCCCTTCTCCAGGCGTGCAGCCCTTCGGCGTGCCACTGTCCATGCCACCAGTGATGGCAGCTGCTCTCTCACGGCACGGAATACGGAGCCCGGGGATCCTGCCCGTCATCCAGCCGGTGGTGGTGCAGCCCGTCCCCTTTATGTACACGAGTCACCTCCAGCAGCCTCTCATGGTCTCCTTGTCGGAGGAGATGGAAAATTCCAGTAGTAGCATGCAAG tacctGTAATTGAATCATATGAGAAGCCtatatcacagaaaaaaattaaaatagaacctGGGATTGAACCACAGAGGACAGATTATTATCCTGAAGAAATGTCACCCCCCTTAATGAACTCAGTGTCCCCCCCGCAAGCATTGTTGCAAGA GAATCACCCTTCGGTCATCGTGCAGCCTGGGAAGAGACCTTTACCTGTGGAATCCCCGGATACTCAAAGGAAGCGGAGGATACACAGATGTGATTATGATGGATGCAACAAAGTGTACACTAAAAGCTCCCACTTGAAAGCACACAGAAGAACACACACAG gagaaaaaccctacaaatgtaCATGGGAAGGATGCACATGGAAGTTTGCTCGGTCTGATGAACTAACAAGACATTTCCGAAAACATACTGGAATCAAACCTTTCCAGTGCCCGGACTGCGACCGCAGCTTCTCCCGTTCTGACCATCTTGCCCTCCATAGGAAACGCCACATGCTAGTCTGA